The Lolium rigidum isolate FL_2022 chromosome 1, APGP_CSIRO_Lrig_0.1, whole genome shotgun sequence region ACTTGGCAGCTATATTAAAGGTAGGGGCAGCAGGCAGACGGCAACAtcttgtatccgaggaagctgAAATCATAGCTTTGCACTTATTCGAACTGCTTTTGTGGCTGCAAGCAAGAGAGTATAAGTCAGTACATGGTAGCAGGCAAACAGTAAAGGAGTAATAACACCAGAACATGCAGTACATCAACCTTAGAGATGATAGAAAACTATCTTCCATACATCACAAGTACCAGCATATCAATATAAAAAACAAACAATACATAATTAAAGGTTGTGAACTTAATGGTGTTTCAAGTCAAGTATTAAACAAAGTTATAAATGGCGAATATAAGAGAAGTAGAGATAAGCTACAGACTTGCAACAGGTGGTAGATGCCAGCAAATAGTCTGATGCCATCAAAACATAAAACACACCATCTATGAATTTGTTCCATGAAGTTAAGGACATATTTCAAAACAAAGGATGTATTTTAATAGCTGTAaatatttcaaaacaaagaatgtATTTTAATAGCTGTAAACGTTTCATTTCAACACCAAATACCTAAACATCTAATGATTACAGAAATTCATCCAACCATAAGACAGGGCAATAGTATTTGCTATGAAGGCAATGAACATGCAAGTAGAAAAGAGGTATAAGGAGTAACTACTGATAACATGACAACATAGTGAAAGTAACAGACTCGGTTGAAAAATCACAATATAGCTGCTCACTAGTCACTAAAGCCAAAGGgaccatattgacatcaaacaacacCATGTATTATCTAACACAATTCCATTGTCATAAATCACCAATCAACTGTGACTATCAATCACCAAGTCATAATAATGCAATCAGCCAACAAGCAAAAAAACAGGATGCATGCAGAAAAGGCAGCACCAGAGCCATTAGGGTTTATAGACAAGCATTTACGTTTCTCACTAGAGATCTACATGTAGTGTGTCTAGCTATTATCACACAAAGTTCACAAAAGATAATTATTCTCAGACACAATTTAAACTTGAATGCAAAGCAGTACACTGATATGCTGAACCtatatgagcaaggcattacaatGGGCAAATGTGACCCTATTTAGCTAATGGAGCACAGAATGTCCAGAAATGCAGTTAACGCTGGAATTGTAAATACAAATGACAATTATAAACAATTCACTGAGCAGCAATCTAGTTGGTTCTGCACAGACATAGCATGGTAATAATTTAAGAAAGGTACATGTTTTCACTGGTGAGTGCTAAGTCTAGTTGCCAATAAAACATCTATATGAATATTCACCATCAATGAAGGTTCTTAAAACTGTGGAACATTTTCTAGATTCAGTACAACTTACACTTCCATCGAGCAGAGTTAAGTCCAGGCATACTATATAACTTCACTAGCTATGTAGTCAGACTTTTAGACTAGAGCACTAGACTTTAAGATTTCAAAATTTTAGGCTACCCTTTATAGAATACAAAATTTCAGACCAGTACATGTGATGAGGTGAATTTGTAGCACAAGACTGCTCCAGTTTGGTACTTGATTTGTTGTGCATGTGGAACCTTGGATGCAATACTATATTAGTGTAAGTCAGGCACTTTGACATGCATGTACATGTTGAAATATCTCAACGTGCAAGAACATTGTTACCAGCAACAGGACCCCTTCAACTAATTGTCAGAGCGCCTGGTGCAGAGCAGAAGTAAATCCAAGCTCCGAAACAATATAGTTAAGCCTCTGTTAATAAGCTTATTTTAACTTCAAGGCCTACTCCAGACTACTAATCAAAATGCTGGAGTTATACACACCACTTGTCATATTTGAAGAGTACAAGACAAGAGCCTTTACAATCCTTTTTGaggatacatcatatgaacagcaATTGGGTTACAAGGAGGTTTTCTAACAAAGCTTATTTACAAGTTACAAATCTAGTTACATTCCTGAATTTCCTGGCTTGAGCAATGCCTTTAAGCTACAGAAGAATTAATGAAAAAATATACACAATAGCAATCAGAGCGCTATACAGATGGTTTACAGTGGGTTACAATGTTACATGAAATATGCAACTATACAGTGATATCTGACAACAGAAAGCTATGTACAGGTCTACAAACAAATGAAAGAATGATTACATGGGGGAAAAAAACAAGAACAGAAGCAGAACTTACATCTCAGTTAATGCTACAACAGATGCCTGGAGACACAAGCAGTAAAAATCCACCAGTTATAAGCAGTGAACGGTAGAAAGTTGGCATGTGCAAAAAAAATGCCACCTCGGATTGCCGCTGCCCCTACACTAGACATAGCCTGCATCCAGCCACATCACTCGTGCGACATTCGTCGCCGCTTAGAGTGATCAACCTCCCTTGACCTGCTTCTTCTCCCAGATGACCTTCCCCTATCCCAGTCTTCATTACGATCGGACTCACGGTCCCTGTGTCTGTGATAATCACCATGGCGATCTCTGTCATCCCGGTGCCTCTCCCTATCTCCTCTGTCCCTCTCCCTGTCCCGGTCTCTTTCCCTATCCCTATCTCCTCTGTCCCTCTCTCTTTCCCTCTCACGACCCATATCCCTTTCATCACGGTGCCTTCTCTCTGGCAGTTCTGGTGGTGGGGGCAAATCTTTCTCCCTCTCGCGCCTCCTTTCAGGTGCCCCAGACCATTCCCGCTCTGATGGCCTCTCTTTACCATGACTCCCACCTTCTCCATAGTGCTGATCAGATGCTGCATCATCCCCATAGCTTgattgctcctctcctcctcctcctccaccccagcCACCCATGCTTGGGTCTGGCCACATCCCAACCCCACCAGCACCCATACCACCTCCTCTCCCAAAGAAGGCTGGGTTCACATGAGGAGCGACCACGGGTGGGAATGGCTGCATCAGGCCTGGGAACGGTGAACCCCCAGGCCCACCGGGGAATCCCCCAAACCCACCACCCATCCTTCCCATAGCTGCACCATATCCAGTGGGATCAAAACCCTGCCCCATCATCCCGCCAGGATGCATCATCGGTGGCGGCGGAGCGACCATCCCTCCATTTCCCATGATTCCTCGGCCACCGACCGGACCCATCCGATTCCTCATATTCCCACCTGGACCTCTACCCCCCATCCCCCCACCTCTCCCACCCCAATTCCCACCACCTgctccacccccacctccaccaccagctcctccgcctccccggcctcctcctccatagtTTCCTCCAACCTGAGGCCCAACAGGGCCTCCAGGCGGACCACCACCGCCTCTGCCACCCTTCTGAATGCCAGAATTCTGCTGGCCCATGGGCTGGTGGTTCTTCATCTGAGCCTCGCCCATGCGGCGCACGGTGTTGGGCGAAGCAAAGGCCACGACGCAGGGGCGGCCATTGAAGAGGTGGCCGTTCATGCCCTCcttgcaggcggcggcggcgccggggtcAAAGAAGTCGACTTGGCAGTAGCCCTTGGACTTGCCGCTGGCCTTCTCGTCGAAGAACCGGACCTCCTTGACGTGGCCGTACTTGACGAGCTCCGCCTCCAGATCCGCGTCGGTGGTCCACCAGTGGAGGTCCCCGACGAAGAGCGTGGTGGCGCCGGGGCCGTCGCCGCCCCCGCCGTTGCCGACCACGATCGGGCCGCCCCCGTAGTTGGGTCCGCCGCCCTGGCGGTGGAAGCCGTCCCCGCCCGTCTGGATCTGGtggtggtgaggcggcggctgcgCGGCGAGgggaggctgcggcggcggcgggaggtggcCCGGGTTGGGCCGGTCCATGGCGGGGGCGGGGACTGGTTGGACGCCCGGGATGTGTGGCTTGTCCGGCTGCCCCATGGGTGGAGGCGGGGGCAGCGGGAGCGAAGGCGAGGGCAGCTgctgcggaggaggaggagtctggTGCGGAGGGGGCTGGTGCTGCTTGGGAGGCAGCGCCGGtggctggggcggcggcggctgggtggCGTGGAGGAAGCCGTCCCCGACGTTGACGTCGTTGTAGAGGtcgtcgtagtcgtcgtcgtcgccgtagtACTGGTCGACGTCCTGGACGGCGGAGATGGCTTCCTTCCGGTGGAAGGAGCCGTCCCCGTCGggatccatggcggcggcggcgtaggaggaggaggaggcaaaccctaggggggctggATCTGGGCTGAGCCTGAGGATGGGGAGGtgggacgagagagagagagagcgcgaggaggtggaggtggaaaaACGAAAATAAGCAGCTGGTCAGGCTGGTGCGGTGCGGTGCGTGCGTGGATTTGGATGGTGCGCGTGCGCGCCAGCCTTGTCTGAACCCGCAGGCGAGAGACGTGTCCCGGGTCGACATGGTTGCGGTGGTAACTAAAAGATTttctttaggccttgtttagtacaagagttttagtggggattagcggggataatTCGCTCTAAACTTTAAATCTTCACTTATCTCCAATGAATGTTTGGTGTTAGAGTATGAGAGAGTTTAATTCTCACTTATCCCCACTTTTTTCttaaattttagtgtaattttttcaatccccaatactctacccctacctagtggattggggatggggttttgtggggattgggtgacaacagtgattcacccaatactctagagtattatccccactaatccccactgaaacactagtaccaaacaaggccttagggttttttcttttttggctaagagcaactctagcaaatactttatattctatAAGCTACACATAAATGATAAAAATGTAGATCTGAGTAGTACATTTTCAAATCTCTAAAATATATCACATTTTGTACCAAACGTGAGGATAAGAGTGTTCGCCTCAAGAATCGGGAGGAAAGTGGACCACCAAAAATGATGTCACACcataaggctggccatagtgggtagtatcatatagtagtatcatgtatatgatatttttgtatgatactagatccataatgcatagtatcatagactagtatcatagttttgctatattaattaatttgtagaatctcaatacaaatttgtgtacaagatttatttgatactaacttttctcatgatgtgcgctatgatacagtatctacctatgatactctaatttcctctctcatccataattacaTGCCACATCAGTATTTTTGGTGGGACTATGATGCATGATACTTGATacctctccgacgtatcgataatttcttatgttctatgccatattattgatgatacctacatgttttatgcacactttatgtcatattcgtgcattttctggaactaacctattaacaagatgccgaagtgccggttctcgttttctgctgtttttggtttcgaaatcctagtaacgaaatattctcggaattggacgaaacgaagacccgggggcctatttttccacggagcttccggaagaccgaagagcatatgaagtggggccacgaggtggcgacaccacaaggcggcgcggccaaggagggcccgcgccgccctatggtgtgggcccctcgtcgggccccgactcgcccttccgcctacttaaagcctccgtcgcgaaacccccgaggcgaaaaaccacgatacggaaaaccttgcgagacgccgccgccgccgatcccatctcgggggattctggagatctcctccggcaccctgccggagaggggattcatctcccggaggactctacaccgccatggtcgcctccggagtgatgagtgagtagttcacccctgg contains the following coding sequences:
- the LOC124661608 gene encoding cleavage and polyadenylation specificity factor subunit 6-like translates to MDPDGDGSFHRKEAISAVQDVDQYYGDDDDYDDLYNDVNVGDGFLHATQPPPPQPPALPPKQHQPPPHQTPPPPQQLPSPSLPLPPPPPMGQPDKPHIPGVQPVPAPAMDRPNPGHLPPPPQPPLAAQPPPHHHQIQTGGDGFHRQGGGPNYGGGPIVVGNGGGGDGPGATTLFVGDLHWWTTDADLEAELVKYGHVKEVRFFDEKASGKSKGYCQVDFFDPGAAAACKEGMNGHLFNGRPCVVAFASPNTVRRMGEAQMKNHQPMGQQNSGIQKGGRGGGGPPGGPVGPQVGGNYGGGGRGGGGAGGGGGGGAGGGNWGGRGGGMGGRGPGGNMRNRMGPVGGRGIMGNGGMVAPPPPMMHPGGMMGQGFDPTGYGAAMGRMGGGFGGFPGGPGGSPFPGLMQPFPPVVAPHVNPAFFGRGGGMGAGGVGMWPDPSMGGWGGGGGGEEQSSYGDDAASDQHYGEGGSHGKERPSEREWSGAPERRREREKDLPPPPELPERRHRDERDMGRERERERDRGDRDRERDRDRERDRGDRERHRDDRDRHGDYHRHRDRESDRNEDWDRGRSSGRRSRSREVDHSKRRRMSHE